In Mongoliitalea daihaiensis, one DNA window encodes the following:
- the ruvX gene encoding Holliday junction resolvase RuvX has protein sequence MGRILAIDLGTKRTGLAVTDPLKMIANPLETIPTHTLEDYLRNYFIKETVELLIIGYPKSLDGTPNQMTPLVEALKKRLTKVFPEMPITFVDERFTSKMAMQSMIAMGSKKKDRKEKAGNLDKLSAAIILQTYLDRL, from the coding sequence ATGGGGAGGATTCTAGCCATTGATTTGGGCACTAAGCGCACGGGTTTGGCAGTCACGGACCCTTTAAAAATGATTGCAAATCCCTTAGAAACTATTCCAACCCACACTTTAGAGGATTATTTAAGGAATTATTTCATAAAAGAAACGGTTGAATTGCTTATCATTGGATACCCCAAATCACTGGATGGTACCCCTAATCAAATGACTCCTTTGGTGGAAGCGTTAAAAAAACGCTTAACAAAAGTGTTTCCTGAGATGCCCATAACATTTGTAGACGAGCGTTTTACCTCCAAAATGGCTATGCAATCCATGATAGCTATGGGTTCTAAGAAAAAAGATAGAAAAGAAAAAGCAGGGAACTTGGACAAACTGAGCGCTGCAATCATATTACAGACCTATTTAGATAGATTATGA
- the def gene encoding peptide deformylase, whose amino-acid sequence MIYPIVAYGNPILKKEAEEIHEGDDLSELIKDMYSTMDHANGVGLAAPQINKGIRLFVIDSSLMLDEEDEEKGIRRAFINPIILDEYGDNYGFEEGCLSIPDVRAEIIRPEKLTIEYYDENWNLKEEEFSGMTARVIQHEYDHLEGILFVDYLKGLKKRLIQSKLIDVSKGKISTDYRMVYPLK is encoded by the coding sequence ATGATATACCCAATTGTTGCTTATGGCAACCCCATATTAAAAAAAGAAGCTGAAGAAATACATGAAGGAGATGATTTGTCTGAGCTGATCAAAGATATGTACAGCACCATGGACCATGCCAACGGCGTTGGATTGGCAGCTCCCCAAATCAATAAAGGTATTCGATTATTTGTAATTGATAGCTCCTTGATGCTAGATGAAGAGGATGAGGAAAAAGGCATCCGCAGAGCCTTTATCAATCCAATTATATTGGATGAATACGGAGATAATTATGGATTCGAAGAAGGTTGTCTCAGTATTCCAGATGTTCGCGCAGAAATCATTCGTCCCGAAAAGCTGACTATTGAGTATTACGATGAAAATTGGAACTTGAAAGAAGAGGAGTTTTCAGGAATGACTGCAAGGGTTATTCAACACGAGTATGATCATTTGGAAGGAATTCTTTTTGTGGATTATCTCAAAGGATTAAAAAAACGACTGATACAAAGCAAGCTGATCGATGTCAGCAAAGGGAAAATCTCAACCGATTACCGGATGGTGTATCCGTTGAAGTAA
- a CDS encoding hemerythrin domain-containing protein — MSELKSNSHHKPIKELVEENYVFAAVLHYFGIDFFLYEHNSLAEVCEKFKINPQQLTAELESWALRKEPSHEDLYLKPIEVLMAYLKRKHYFFVRQELPFLSNMIGGIRVEGMYDGILGDLKMLFPLFVEDFIHHIHEEETTLFNRIKLLQEIESDVYILPDALKILKQKPISHLSDQHEAHDDEMVGIRQLTKDYQLEADAPTAIKVLYHELQVFEKELQVHATIEDTLLFPKAIELEREVVRRLKKKIISN, encoded by the coding sequence ATGTCAGAGTTGAAATCAAATAGTCATCATAAGCCCATCAAGGAACTGGTAGAAGAAAACTATGTTTTTGCGGCTGTATTACATTATTTTGGCATTGACTTTTTTTTGTATGAACACAATTCCCTTGCCGAGGTCTGTGAAAAATTTAAAATTAATCCTCAGCAGTTGACAGCAGAATTGGAATCTTGGGCATTGCGCAAAGAACCTAGTCATGAAGATCTTTATTTAAAGCCGATTGAAGTTCTCATGGCGTATTTGAAGCGCAAGCATTACTTTTTTGTAAGGCAGGAGTTGCCTTTTCTGTCCAATATGATCGGGGGAATCCGTGTCGAAGGCATGTATGACGGGATATTAGGTGACCTAAAGATGTTGTTTCCATTATTTGTAGAAGATTTCATCCACCACATCCATGAAGAAGAGACGACTTTGTTTAATCGCATCAAATTACTGCAAGAAATAGAATCTGACGTATACATATTGCCAGATGCCTTGAAAATTTTGAAGCAGAAGCCAATTTCTCACTTATCAGATCAGCATGAAGCGCATGATGATGAGATGGTTGGTATCCGACAACTTACGAAGGATTATCAGTTGGAAGCAGATGCCCCTACAGCCATTAAGGTTCTTTACCATGAATTGCAGGTTTTTGAAAAAGAATTGCAAGTACATGCTACCATTGAGGATACCTTACTATTTCCTAAAGCTATTGAACTTGAGCGTGAAGTTGTGAGAAGGTTGAAGAAAAAAATAATCAGCAACTAA
- a CDS encoding amidohydrolase: MSIPDLKVALIQTSLFWKNKTANLAMLEEKIFNLQQPLDIIVLPEMFTTGFTMDAVEVAEPMNLTTTKWMKQMAAQTRAVICGSIVISDAGNFYNRFLWVEPDGKIFTYDKRHLFRMANEEQHYAPGQATIIISYKGWKILPQICYDLRFPVWSRNTMEGDMLAYDLILFVASWPKPRISAWDILLQARAIENLCYSLGVNRVGQDGNAIPYSGHSAVYDFKGNTLVFNEDEDCVLYSTLGYKPLMEYRAKFPAWMDADNFTIP; encoded by the coding sequence ATGTCAATACCTGATTTAAAAGTAGCACTTATACAAACTTCCCTTTTTTGGAAGAATAAAACAGCCAATTTGGCTATGTTGGAAGAAAAAATTTTTAATCTGCAACAGCCTTTGGATATCATCGTCTTACCTGAAATGTTTACTACAGGATTTACGATGGATGCTGTTGAAGTAGCTGAACCAATGAATTTGACCACTACTAAATGGATGAAACAGATGGCCGCTCAAACTCGCGCTGTAATTTGTGGCTCCATTGTAATAAGTGATGCAGGGAACTTTTACAATCGCTTTTTATGGGTTGAGCCGGATGGCAAGATCTTTACCTATGATAAACGTCACCTATTTCGAATGGCCAACGAAGAACAGCACTATGCTCCAGGTCAAGCTACCATCATTATTTCTTATAAAGGATGGAAAATCCTCCCACAGATATGCTATGATCTCCGCTTCCCTGTTTGGTCTCGAAATACAATGGAAGGGGACATGTTAGCGTATGATTTAATCCTTTTTGTGGCTAGTTGGCCAAAACCAAGAATTTCAGCTTGGGATATACTTTTGCAAGCGCGGGCGATCGAAAATCTTTGCTACTCCCTAGGAGTCAATCGAGTAGGGCAGGATGGGAATGCTATCCCCTATTCGGGGCACAGTGCCGTATATGACTTTAAAGGGAATACGCTGGTCTTTAATGAAGACGAAGATTGTGTGCTTTACAGCACTTTGGGGTATAAACCCCTGATGGAATATCGGGCTAAATTTCCAGCATGGATGGATGCCGATAATTTCACAATACCTTAA